A DNA window from Mucilaginibacter xinganensis contains the following coding sequences:
- the ettA gene encoding energy-dependent translational throttle protein EttA produces MADEKIIFSMAGVSKVYPPQKTVLKNIYLSFFYGAKIGVIGLNGSGKSSLLKIIAGIDKTNIGEVVFSPGYTVGYLSQEPELDPNKTVKEVVEEGVAETTALLKEYEDINEKFGLEEYYSDADKMDKLMARQGELQDKIDAVNAWELDVKLERAMDALRCPDPDAKISVLSGGERRRVALCRLLLQEPDVLLLDEPTNHLDAESIDWLEQHLKQYKGTVIAVTHDRYFLDNVAGWILELDRGEGIPWKGNYSSWLDQKAKRLAQEDKTESKRQKALERELEWVRMGPKGRHTKSKARLSNYDKLASEETKDREEKLELFIPPGPRLGNVVIEANGVSKSYGDKLLFDNLSFSLPPAGIVGIIGPNGAGKTTLFRLITGQDQPDAGTFRVGETVALGYVDQLHDDLDPTKSVWENVTGGLETIMVGNKAINSRAYVSRFNFNGADQQKKVGVLSGGERNRVHLSITLKKGSNVLLLDEPTNDIDVNTLRALEEALENFGGCAVVISHDRWFLDRICTHILAFEGNSQVYFFEGNYSDYEENRKKRLGDVAPKRIKYKKLTV; encoded by the coding sequence ATGGCAGACGAAAAAATCATTTTTTCAATGGCAGGGGTTAGTAAAGTCTATCCTCCGCAAAAAACAGTTTTAAAAAACATCTATCTATCGTTTTTTTATGGCGCTAAAATTGGCGTTATAGGATTAAATGGCTCCGGTAAGTCATCCTTATTAAAAATTATTGCCGGCATAGATAAAACAAATATTGGCGAGGTGGTTTTTTCGCCAGGCTATACCGTGGGCTACCTTAGCCAGGAACCTGAGCTGGACCCCAATAAAACCGTAAAGGAAGTTGTTGAAGAAGGCGTAGCCGAAACCACTGCTTTGCTAAAGGAATACGAAGACATCAACGAAAAATTCGGCCTGGAAGAATACTACAGCGACGCTGATAAAATGGATAAGCTGATGGCCAGGCAAGGCGAACTTCAGGATAAAATTGATGCAGTAAACGCATGGGAGCTTGACGTAAAGCTTGAACGCGCCATGGATGCGCTGCGTTGTCCTGACCCGGATGCAAAAATTTCTGTACTCTCGGGTGGTGAGCGCCGCCGTGTGGCATTGTGCCGGCTGTTATTACAGGAACCGGATGTTTTGTTGCTGGATGAGCCTACCAATCACTTGGATGCTGAATCTATCGACTGGCTGGAGCAGCACCTTAAACAATATAAAGGGACTGTTATTGCAGTAACACACGATCGTTACTTCCTTGATAATGTTGCCGGATGGATCCTGGAGCTTGACCGCGGCGAAGGCATTCCATGGAAAGGCAATTATTCTTCATGGCTGGACCAAAAGGCCAAACGATTAGCCCAGGAGGATAAGACCGAAAGCAAGCGCCAGAAAGCTTTGGAGCGCGAGCTGGAATGGGTGCGCATGGGGCCAAAAGGCCGTCACACCAAATCAAAGGCGCGTTTGTCCAATTACGACAAGTTAGCGTCGGAAGAAACGAAAGACAGGGAAGAAAAACTGGAGCTGTTTATCCCGCCCGGCCCGCGCCTGGGTAACGTGGTGATTGAAGCCAATGGCGTAAGCAAATCATACGGAGATAAATTATTGTTCGATAATTTGAGCTTCTCTCTTCCTCCTGCTGGTATTGTTGGCATTATAGGACCCAACGGTGCGGGGAAAACAACGCTCTTCCGCCTAATCACCGGGCAGGACCAGCCTGATGCCGGTACTTTCCGTGTTGGCGAAACCGTAGCTTTAGGTTATGTTGACCAGCTGCATGACGACCTTGACCCCACCAAATCGGTTTGGGAAAACGTAACCGGCGGCCTGGAAACCATAATGGTAGGTAACAAGGCCATTAACTCTAGGGCTTATGTATCGCGTTTTAACTTTAACGGTGCAGATCAGCAAAAAAAGGTAGGCGTTTTATCAGGTGGAGAGCGCAACCGCGTGCATCTTTCCATCACCCTTAAAAAAGGCTCAAACGTTTTATTGCTGGATGAGCCCACCAACGATATCGACGTAAATACTTTACGTGCACTGGAGGAAGCCCTTGAAAACTTTGGCGGCTGCGCAGTAGTGATCAGCCACGATCGCTGGTTTTTAGACAGGATCTGTACGCACATCCTCGCTTTTGAAGGCAACAGCCAGGTTTACTTTTTTGAAGGCAACTATTCTGATTACGAAGAAAACCGGAAGAAGCGTTTAGGTGATGTAGCGCCGAAAAGAATCAAGTATAAGAAGCTAACGGTATAA
- a CDS encoding glycoside hydrolase family 97 protein, with the protein MRKYLLAVILLGFAFNATCADTLSVCSPSGKTCVRIWMNKSLNYCIYVNGIKVLNPSEADMLLSNDQSFSFNNRIKSHAIKSVNNEIISPVPEKRKKIKDVYNLLQISFTKPYKVEFRVYDDGVAYRFAASFKDSITVKNEVASFHFLAGSSAYFPAIHKRDDADVFHTSFEEQYPLRKLDSLENTALAYTPVLVALPTNPKIGIIESDLEDYPGMFLSGTGSPVLVAKFAAYPLEEKMTGGEYPQLLVTKRADYIARTKGTRTFPWRVLMLADEDRQLPSNDIVYRLAAPSRIGDASWVRPGKGTDEWTINVNLFNVSFRSGVNTASYKYYIDFAKRFGFDRIMMDAGWSDNLDLFKINPEINMDTIVAYAKEKGIKISMWTLAHTLNRQLEPALNQFNKWGVDFIMTDFIDRDDQKTVNFYYRIAKACADHHMMIMYHGAYPPKGFNRTYPNNVTREGVLGSENNIGSDRASPGHDVTLPFTRMLAGSFDYEPGMLNNATKKGFRPIEGMVMSQGTRCHQLAMFVVYDNPMEIFSGNPSQAWLEPKFTELLGSLPTTWDQTNVLDGKVGEYIVTARQNGDNWFIAGMSNWTPRDITVKFDFIDASVKYKATICKDGVNADRYAADYILNDISIKQNDIIKIHLAPGGGFLIKLVKE; encoded by the coding sequence ATGAGAAAGTATTTACTGGCAGTAATTCTTTTAGGTTTTGCTTTTAATGCAACCTGTGCAGATACGTTGTCTGTTTGTTCCCCTTCAGGAAAAACATGCGTCAGGATATGGATGAACAAAAGTTTGAATTACTGTATTTATGTAAACGGTATTAAAGTGTTGAACCCTTCGGAGGCTGATATGCTATTAAGTAATGATCAAAGTTTTTCATTTAATAACAGGATTAAATCGCATGCCATAAAATCGGTGAATAATGAAATTATCTCCCCGGTGCCCGAAAAAAGGAAAAAGATCAAAGATGTTTACAACCTGTTGCAAATATCATTCACTAAGCCTTATAAAGTAGAATTTCGCGTGTATGATGATGGGGTGGCTTACCGCTTTGCTGCTTCATTTAAAGATTCTATAACGGTAAAAAATGAAGTAGCTTCATTCCATTTTTTAGCAGGTTCCTCGGCCTATTTCCCGGCGATCCATAAAAGGGATGATGCCGATGTTTTTCATACCAGCTTTGAAGAACAGTATCCTTTAAGAAAACTTGATTCACTTGAAAATACAGCGCTTGCCTACACACCTGTTCTGGTAGCCCTGCCCACCAATCCGAAAATTGGCATTATTGAATCGGACCTTGAAGATTACCCCGGGATGTTTTTAAGCGGAACCGGCTCGCCTGTTTTAGTAGCAAAATTTGCAGCCTATCCCCTGGAAGAAAAAATGACGGGTGGTGAATATCCGCAATTGTTAGTGACAAAACGGGCCGACTATATCGCCAGAACAAAAGGTACCAGAACTTTCCCCTGGCGCGTGTTGATGCTTGCTGATGAAGACCGGCAATTACCTTCGAACGATATTGTTTACCGGCTTGCTGCTCCTTCCAGGATTGGTGACGCCTCGTGGGTAAGGCCAGGCAAGGGGACCGATGAATGGACCATTAACGTTAACCTTTTTAACGTTTCTTTCAGATCTGGTGTTAACACGGCGTCGTATAAATATTATATTGATTTTGCAAAGAGATTTGGCTTTGACAGGATAATGATGGATGCGGGCTGGAGTGATAACCTGGACCTCTTTAAAATTAATCCTGAAATTAATATGGATACGATAGTAGCTTATGCAAAAGAGAAAGGGATTAAAATAAGTATGTGGACTTTGGCCCATACATTAAACCGGCAGCTGGAACCCGCCCTAAACCAGTTTAACAAATGGGGCGTAGATTTTATAATGACGGATTTTATAGACAGAGACGACCAAAAGACCGTGAATTTTTATTACCGTATTGCCAAAGCCTGTGCCGACCATCATATGATGATTATGTATCACGGGGCTTATCCGCCGAAGGGCTTTAACCGCACTTATCCCAATAATGTTACCAGGGAAGGCGTACTTGGCTCTGAGAATAATATTGGCAGTGACCGGGCATCTCCGGGGCACGACGTTACGCTGCCTTTTACCCGGATGCTGGCCGGGTCATTTGACTACGAGCCGGGTATGTTAAATAATGCCACCAAAAAAGGCTTCAGGCCGATTGAAGGAATGGTGATGAGCCAGGGCACGCGCTGCCACCAGCTGGCCATGTTTGTAGTATATGATAACCCGATGGAAATATTTTCAGGCAACCCGTCACAGGCCTGGCTCGAACCTAAATTTACCGAACTGCTGGGCAGCCTTCCAACTACATGGGACCAAACAAATGTGCTGGACGGCAAAGTGGGGGAATATATAGTTACGGCAAGGCAAAATGGCGACAACTGGTTTATTGCCGGTATGAGCAACTGGACGCCGAGAGATATAACTGTTAAATTTGATTTTATAGATGCGTCAGTTAAATATAAAGCAACAATTTGCAAAGATGGCGTAAACGCTGACCGCTACGCCGCCGATTATATCTTAAATGATATTAGCATAAAACAAAATGATATAATTAAAATACACCTGGCGCCGGGCGGCGGTTTTTTAATAAAACTGGTAAAAGAATAG
- a CDS encoding M13 family metallopeptidase, producing MKFVKYVLFAVPAVIAFGCKQHEKDTSAEAPKRTVFFDKTGMDTTVKPGDNFFLYASGSWMKNTKIPPSETGWGSFYVLFDDNEKNLHTILQDAAKQDNKAGSNEQKVADLYTSGMDTVAIEKLGYEPVKPLLEKINAVKDYKDLLKLSADSYRDGDGYLLGFYVSPDDRISTKNIAHFDQAGLNLPNRDYYFNTDAASVKIRAEYVKYISRLFVLTGTDTATANKKAAAILKLETEIAKSHLTPTELRDPVKNYNKFVVADLQKQMPDIDLKEVFSHLGLKADTVLVGQPGYFKSLDNLLKTQPIAVWKDKLAFTALSNAASYLSKSFRTASFDFNGKILNGQKQPRDRWKTVTDNVDGGLGELLGQLYVEKYFTPEAKSRMLGLVNNLIAVYKDRIEKLDWMSAETKKHALEKLAAFTKKIGYPDKWKKYDDVEISKDAYYANMVSVGKHNYKEMIEKVGKPVDKTRWGMTPPTVNAYYNPTFNEIVFPAGILQFPFFDKDADDAINYGAIGAVIGHEMTHGFDDQGRQYDKDGNLKDWWTKEDASKFKAKAQVMINQYNQFTVLNTLHVNGSLTQGENLADIGGVAIAYQAFKNTPEGKSDKKIDGFTPDQRFFLSYAQVWRVKSTDETMRMRISVDPHSPEMYRVNGPLSNTPAFYQAFGIKQGDKMYREEKDRVKVW from the coding sequence TCGGCTGAAGCGCCAAAGCGTACCGTTTTTTTTGATAAAACAGGGATGGACACCACCGTTAAGCCCGGCGATAACTTTTTTTTATATGCCAGCGGCAGCTGGATGAAAAATACCAAAATTCCGCCATCAGAAACGGGATGGGGTTCGTTTTATGTTTTATTTGATGACAATGAAAAAAACCTGCACACCATTTTGCAAGATGCGGCTAAGCAGGATAACAAGGCCGGCAGCAATGAACAAAAGGTAGCCGACCTTTATACCAGCGGAATGGATACCGTAGCGATTGAAAAGCTGGGATATGAACCCGTTAAGCCATTGCTTGAAAAAATCAATGCCGTTAAAGATTACAAGGACCTTTTGAAACTTTCGGCTGACAGCTATCGCGATGGCGACGGTTACTTATTAGGTTTTTACGTATCTCCTGATGACAGGATCAGTACTAAAAATATAGCACATTTTGACCAGGCTGGTTTAAACCTTCCAAACAGGGATTATTATTTTAATACCGACGCTGCGTCGGTTAAAATAAGAGCGGAGTATGTTAAATACATTTCAAGGTTGTTTGTGCTTACCGGCACGGATACGGCAACGGCCAATAAAAAGGCTGCGGCTATTTTAAAGCTGGAAACAGAGATTGCCAAATCGCATCTTACCCCTACCGAACTGCGCGACCCGGTTAAAAACTACAATAAATTTGTGGTAGCCGACCTGCAGAAGCAAATGCCGGATATTGATTTGAAAGAAGTATTTAGCCATTTAGGCCTGAAAGCAGATACCGTATTAGTGGGGCAGCCCGGCTATTTTAAGTCATTGGATAATTTGCTAAAAACGCAGCCCATTGCCGTTTGGAAAGATAAACTGGCATTTACAGCTTTAAGTAATGCGGCGTCCTATTTAAGCAAGAGCTTCAGAACTGCAAGTTTTGATTTTAACGGCAAAATCCTGAACGGCCAGAAACAACCGCGCGACAGGTGGAAAACAGTTACCGACAACGTGGACGGCGGATTGGGTGAACTGTTGGGCCAACTGTATGTTGAGAAGTATTTTACCCCAGAGGCCAAAAGCAGGATGCTGGGCTTGGTGAACAATCTGATAGCAGTTTATAAAGACAGGATTGAGAAGCTGGACTGGATGAGCGCGGAAACAAAAAAACATGCGCTTGAAAAACTGGCGGCCTTTACCAAGAAAATAGGATACCCTGATAAATGGAAAAAATACGATGATGTTGAGATCAGCAAGGATGCTTACTACGCAAACATGGTATCGGTAGGGAAACATAATTATAAGGAGATGATTGAGAAAGTTGGCAAGCCGGTTGATAAAACCAGGTGGGGAATGACGCCACCAACGGTAAATGCTTATTATAACCCAACCTTTAATGAAATTGTATTCCCGGCGGGCATTCTCCAGTTCCCGTTTTTTGATAAAGATGCTGATGATGCCATTAATTATGGTGCCATTGGCGCAGTAATAGGCCACGAAATGACCCACGGCTTTGACGACCAGGGCAGGCAATATGATAAAGATGGCAACCTTAAAGACTGGTGGACAAAGGAGGATGCTTCCAAATTTAAGGCCAAAGCGCAGGTAATGATCAATCAGTATAACCAGTTTACTGTTTTAAATACCCTGCATGTGAACGGCAGCCTTACACAGGGCGAAAACCTGGCGGATATTGGCGGTGTTGCTATTGCTTACCAGGCATTTAAAAACACCCCTGAAGGTAAAAGCGACAAAAAAATTGATGGCTTTACCCCAGATCAGCGCTTCTTTTTATCGTACGCACAGGTATGGCGCGTTAAAAGCACAGACGAAACCATGCGGATGCGGATCAGTGTTGACCCACACTCGCCGGAGATGTACCGCGTAAACGGACCGCTCTCCAATACACCTGCATTTTACCAGGCATTTGGCATTAAGCAGGGCGATAAAATGTACCGCGAAGAAAAAGACCGCGTGAAGGTTTGGTAA